In the genome of Anguilla anguilla isolate fAngAng1 chromosome 15, fAngAng1.pri, whole genome shotgun sequence, the window CAATCCCATCATGCGCCGGCGCTGTGCTGGATATTACACAATGACTTACACTCACTGACAATGCTGCcaagcacaaaatattttttttaaacatcgcTTTAAAAACAGGTCAACTTGCGCTTTCACATTGTCAGCACAAAGCAGACTATCACATTAGCAGCGAATCTGAATTCTGTTGGTTTTATCCCGCCACAGCTTGGGTAAGGAAGCTTGACACAGCTGCTAATCGGATGGCCGTCCCCACCAAGGCACTAAACAACAGACAATTTTGTACATTCTTGTTCTCATCTCATATACAGGAGCTTGATTATAGCGTTATATCATATAATTATAGCAGTTAACATTCattcttttccccctctcttaaAAACTATTCAATTGCACATATTCCCATCACAAATTATTGTTCGAGGGCTGTATATCAAAACATGTTGGTTTGTCTCCTAAGAGATATGCTGTAAAAATTAACACTAGGGGAAGGTTTAAGGTACCTTAAAAAAAAGCCACCAAAAGGAAGTAAAGctatgcaaaaaagaaaaatgcataacATGTCCACTCACAAAAATTATTTACAATTCTTAATTATTTTGGGAGATATCTTGGTATCCCTCCTCAATCAGAAATTCCTCTCCCACCATAACGGGCCTCATAAAGTAAATCTGAGAAACTGAAAGCCCAGGGCGCTGAGTAGACCAGGGACACAGGCGGACAGGTAGAGTGCTCACCTCAGGGCAGGCACCCTTGCCTTGTCCACTGAAACATTCACAGGATGtaggaaacaggaagtaaatGACCAGTTAGCTGCTAAAAGGCAGGAAGTGGGCGAGCCCTACTCTCTTAACTTAACATTCCCAGGCCATCGGGTCTGTGCTGCGGTTTCCCCAAATTTCATTGGGTAATTGTACTATGGTAAGTCATTTCTTTCATAAACAAGTGGGATAATTACGCAAAGAGGCTGGAGAAAAGGCCAGCAGGAATTGTTTGGCATTCAGTGTTGGTGGTCACTCTAGGAAAAGGCAGACTTGTCATTTCTTCTGAGGTATGGGAAGGCCTTGTGCATCCAGCCAATACAATACTGACACAACAGTTCAAAATCACTATGAAACATTCAGTGAGCCCGTCACTCGGTTAGTTACGATATTACCAGCTCTCACCCGTAGAAATGACCAGCTCTACAGCGGAACTTTTCCTCTACCACGAGAAAAAGTGGCTGCACGAGAGGCACAATGCTTTTACTTGCAGCCAAGACACTATACTAACTTCAGCAGTGTGAAGGCCACTGTCAGTTCCATGCTAGGAGAAGAAGACACACTGAAAAGGACATGcacaccccccgtcccccccccgtccccccactGATCTGGGAACAGTGCTGCTCAGCACATCAGGCATCTgtacttctttttctttttgatgttcCCGTTGGAATCCCTCCTCCCATCCAGTGGGGGCGCTGTAGGCTCCAGGGCGCTATTCTCCTCCGCTTTCCCCACGGGCCTCCCCTCCTCCCGAGTCCTGTGGTGTGTCACCCCCgtcctctcctctgctgctctgggctgctcCCTGACTACCGTCCCGCCTCTACCCCCCTCTACGCCCCCTGGCTccctggccctgcccccctGCTCTGTGGCCACGCCCCCAGCACCTGTGATCACATCGGCAGCCGCTGCGCGCTGCTGGGCCTCCAGCTCTGAGAGGCTGCAGGCCAGGGCCATCTGCAggtcttcatcctcctcctcgtcctcgctCCCATCGGGGCAGTTGTAGAAAGGGGCGGAGCTGAAGGACCGCTGTGCCTGGCCGCGGGAGCTGAGGCCGGGCTGCTCCAGCAGGTAGCTCTCCTGTCGGACAGGCTGCTGCGTCGCCGTCTGGCTCGGTAGCTCCCGACGACTCAGCTCCAATGCGAGGGCCATTTCATCCTCAACACCTccaacaggaaacaaacacGTAAACAGGACCCTGCATAGCACGTTCACAGTGAACTCATCTTctaaaatacatgttttaaaaacccTCAGACTTATAACCTACACTTGGAACACCCAGCATAAATATGCAATTGCTTACCGTATTGCTGAGAAGGTCAATATACTTTATTTACTTAGGCTGCAATGTTCTGTTATAACGATTTCTAAATTATCAGAAGCACACTACTGCTGGCCTCTCACAAAGCTGGAACTTCTTAATTTCAATCATTACAATCAATCaagaatcaataaataaaataactttacaaCATTGGTTTCCATGGTGGTAGCAACCATATCATTTCACTACGCAGGCACATGAGTTGGTTGTCCAGTCATTGCCTCGGGAGAGTATTTTTGCCATGACGGGATgcagcattatttttaaaaagc includes:
- the dnajb2 gene encoding dnaJ homolog subfamily B member 2 isoform X3; amino-acid sequence: MTFWECRETPPQKTSKRPSKREAYDHFGKDGVPSSGSSGSSSPDFPGFTFTFRSPDEVFREFFGGQDPFASFFADDFPFGGMHGGFHGQSGASRLGPSRFFSFPSAGVDFTTFSSSSMGGLDRGMGGGMGNFKSVSTSTRIINGKRTTTKKIRENGQERTEIEEDGVLKTILINGVEDEMALALELSRRELPSQTATQQPVRQESYLLEQPGLSSRGQAQRSFSSAPFYNCPDGSEDEEEDEDLQMALACSLSELEAQQRAAAADVITGAGGVATEQGGRAREPGGVEGGRGGTVVREQPRAAEERTGVTHHRTREEGRPVGKAEENSALEPTAPPLDGRRDSNGNIKKKKKYRCLMC